Proteins encoded in a region of the Gammaproteobacteria bacterium genome:
- a CDS encoding HNH endonuclease family protein, whose amino-acid sequence MRNTLIILTLLCTQAVYGAETTTKPIAGGFADCIASYAAGASGWCKVSDDVFDNVRLSDGEANAFGVKGSIGSKAVMIAWNGGALDPDSLTMYFHGGGHNDYYGNEWYAYDIQEGTFERLNDPSRLTHYYSTGVNNYCQVPDPAVAPSAAHTYDGVEFIPETGTIILVNLGYSQACGSEPVGKTLISSSEIQNFYEFNPSKTEVRNGIQPLSYRNLGEHSLNYPRSAIYNGRYIAGSNYSLYQYNFKDGQAVQQYEIFRNPPAGQGFAETLGNEVVTYLRSGFLWTFSASGSSRHIYDFNQIPNAGGMACGVTECLFWEGGKNVTVWERANPATYTVVNHTTGPLNGDSRVYSKLQYIPDYDVYIGVSNINQPVHLYKVAGSAAKSPDSEPEPEPEPEPEPQPEPKPETKPEPKPEPKPEPKPKPESEVVEATEPDEGTQDYDLVLNIEGSGPFHLGVGLPKGVVDQPAYPNAQAICRVRWNDGSCKFAVITGYSGEGEPGEGEPAGSTGISVDIDGLTVEPGTAFYTEPGPYSVESWYREMAGDFLVFFYIQEFSQGERHVTIAVENGYVNLNTAKADYSATVTVGDQSKTYQIAHTRNTRWIAEFYEGQFAKARQDVNQLMESGLVPTYPLSPDAKPGSYQVYAPMEKGNHTANMGAAGYQAQIGLLPEWDAAYLANPSEEAFASVVANAYAIGSYRIVWRDVDTGGIIEPVKFGKWSVLGENKGGVTQLCGNNLCWERAHFPSTGYLAYLLTGNPVHLDTLGHTASTCYLVQTWGYGGGIGEARLNKGQTRGQAWCWRASGMYAAMTGDSSIKNRLAYNMAHYASRAGDNELGISYYTDAYGAGVIGPWQQNFRVQTLGFLSDIEPLNDMSDLIALRDFNYKFPVGLLQDRFCRAGKYTLRVGGSDMSGLAFWAWNQIDLGNPCAGELEEPSATDYWANLLPAISYAVKHKAQGAEEAWARVKGASNFDWWMGSFDEKPVWGIAFPSQFMVETPSVESAYDSADYLPGWSYVGGTCIDTRNAVLAIESLEIPTFDDDGCRVVAGLWQDPYTGEYFTDPGDLEIDHLVPLREAHDSGAKYWLQDQKLAYANDSLLADVLVTVSASTHSSKGPDDPALWMPPDSAYHCEYVRDWVAVKNAYGLEFDAAEIDAIESVLNADLQHATRPTQAGVYLDGEKSAANFSLGLTRDDGCAYYTDATTQNLLDITVSITPEVQHRGKSLDIFLIAQVGEQLYSVSPTRELIPIIADLEQLIVFDSLVLWETYDFTLSKGYFEMPIDLQIFVAYWPDGGELVYTPVPTRLNIYN is encoded by the coding sequence ATGCGCAATACACTGATAATTTTGACGCTGCTATGCACTCAAGCAGTTTATGGGGCAGAAACGACTACCAAGCCTATCGCTGGCGGGTTTGCTGATTGCATTGCGTCCTATGCTGCTGGCGCGTCTGGCTGGTGCAAAGTATCTGATGATGTTTTTGATAACGTTCGTCTAAGCGACGGAGAGGCGAACGCATTCGGCGTGAAAGGCTCAATCGGATCAAAAGCGGTAATGATCGCATGGAATGGTGGGGCGCTTGATCCGGATAGTCTGACCATGTATTTCCATGGCGGCGGGCACAACGACTATTACGGGAATGAGTGGTACGCCTATGATATTCAGGAAGGGACCTTTGAGCGATTAAATGACCCGTCGCGGCTTACCCATTACTACTCCACAGGGGTAAATAATTATTGCCAAGTACCTGACCCCGCCGTCGCGCCAAGCGCTGCCCATACTTATGACGGGGTTGAGTTTATACCAGAGACGGGCACGATCATTTTGGTAAATCTAGGGTATTCCCAGGCGTGCGGCAGTGAACCTGTGGGGAAGACCTTAATCAGTTCTTCCGAAATTCAGAACTTTTATGAGTTCAACCCATCGAAAACCGAGGTTCGGAATGGTATCCAGCCGCTGTCTTACCGGAATCTTGGGGAGCACAGCCTTAATTACCCCAGGTCGGCAATTTACAATGGACGATATATAGCCGGCAGTAATTACTCTCTGTATCAATACAACTTTAAGGATGGACAGGCAGTACAGCAGTACGAAATATTCAGGAACCCGCCGGCTGGGCAGGGGTTTGCAGAGACGCTTGGCAATGAAGTGGTGACTTATTTGCGTTCTGGATTTTTGTGGACGTTCAGTGCCTCGGGCAGCTCTCGCCACATTTACGATTTCAATCAGATACCAAACGCCGGGGGGATGGCCTGTGGAGTAACTGAGTGCTTGTTCTGGGAAGGGGGTAAAAACGTAACAGTCTGGGAGCGCGCAAACCCCGCCACCTACACTGTTGTCAACCACACGACCGGGCCATTAAATGGTGACAGTCGAGTGTATTCTAAGTTGCAGTATATCCCCGATTATGATGTCTACATCGGGGTCTCTAATATAAACCAGCCGGTACATCTGTATAAGGTCGCGGGTTCTGCTGCTAAATCGCCGGATTCTGAACCTGAACCTGAACCTGAACCTGAACCTGAACCGCAACCAGAACCCAAGCCAGAAACCAAACCAGAACCTAAACCAGAACCTAAACCAGAACCTAAACCTAAACCAGAATCTGAGGTAGTTGAGGCTACGGAACCGGATGAAGGTACCCAGGATTATGATCTAGTATTGAACATTGAGGGCTCCGGCCCTTTCCACCTGGGGGTTGGTTTGCCCAAAGGGGTGGTGGATCAACCCGCTTACCCCAATGCGCAGGCAATTTGTCGGGTACGGTGGAATGATGGCTCGTGCAAGTTTGCCGTTATTACGGGTTATTCAGGGGAGGGTGAGCCTGGGGAGGGTGAGCCTGCTGGTTCAACCGGCATTTCTGTTGATATTGATGGCCTAACGGTTGAACCGGGTACTGCGTTTTATACTGAACCTGGGCCATACTCGGTCGAGAGTTGGTATCGAGAAATGGCAGGTGATTTTCTCGTTTTTTTTTACATTCAGGAATTCAGTCAAGGCGAGCGACACGTCACTATCGCTGTTGAAAACGGCTATGTGAATCTCAACACCGCGAAAGCAGACTATAGTGCGACGGTGACGGTGGGGGATCAGTCAAAAACCTATCAGATTGCACACACTCGCAATACCCGTTGGATCGCGGAGTTTTACGAGGGGCAGTTTGCCAAGGCAAGGCAAGATGTCAATCAACTCATGGAGTCCGGGCTGGTGCCGACTTATCCGCTCAGCCCTGATGCCAAACCGGGCAGTTACCAGGTTTATGCGCCGATGGAAAAAGGCAACCACACGGCCAACATGGGGGCGGCCGGGTATCAGGCACAGATTGGTTTATTGCCTGAATGGGATGCGGCTTATTTAGCCAATCCGAGCGAGGAAGCTTTCGCATCTGTTGTTGCGAACGCCTACGCGATAGGAAGCTACAGGATCGTCTGGCGGGACGTCGATACTGGGGGAATTATCGAACCAGTAAAATTTGGGAAATGGTCGGTACTTGGAGAAAACAAAGGCGGCGTAACGCAGCTCTGCGGGAATAATCTCTGTTGGGAGCGGGCGCACTTTCCGTCCACCGGATACCTCGCTTACTTGCTGACCGGGAATCCCGTCCACCTTGACACGCTAGGCCACACGGCAAGTACCTGTTACCTCGTGCAGACATGGGGGTATGGCGGAGGCATAGGCGAGGCCAGGCTGAACAAAGGGCAGACTCGTGGGCAAGCGTGGTGCTGGCGAGCATCGGGCATGTACGCGGCGATGACTGGCGACAGCAGCATCAAGAATCGGCTGGCCTACAACATGGCGCACTATGCGTCCAGAGCAGGCGACAACGAATTGGGCATCAGTTACTACACGGACGCTTATGGCGCGGGCGTAATTGGACCTTGGCAGCAGAACTTTCGGGTGCAAACGCTCGGATTTCTGAGTGACATTGAGCCCCTGAATGACATGAGCGATCTGATCGCTCTGCGAGACTTCAATTACAAATTTCCGGTCGGCTTGTTGCAGGACAGGTTCTGCCGAGCGGGTAAATACACTCTGCGCGTTGGTGGTTCCGACATGAGCGGGCTTGCATTCTGGGCATGGAATCAGATCGATCTGGGTAATCCTTGTGCAGGCGAACTGGAAGAGCCGAGCGCAACTGATTATTGGGCCAATTTATTGCCCGCTATCAGTTATGCCGTTAAACATAAGGCGCAAGGAGCAGAAGAAGCGTGGGCGCGCGTGAAGGGTGCCAGCAATTTTGACTGGTGGATGGGGAGTTTCGATGAAAAACCGGTATGGGGAATTGCTTTTCCATCACAATTCATGGTGGAGACACCATCTGTAGAGAGTGCGTATGACAGTGCTGACTATTTACCTGGCTGGAGTTATGTTGGTGGTACTTGTATTGACACCAGGAACGCCGTATTGGCCATTGAATCGCTGGAGATACCTACGTTTGACGACGATGGGTGCAGGGTTGTAGCTGGACTCTGGCAGGATCCCTATACCGGCGAGTATTTCACAGATCCTGGCGATCTGGAAATTGACCATCTTGTTCCATTAAGGGAAGCCCACGATAGTGGTGCAAAGTATTGGCTACAGGATCAGAAACTTGCCTATGCAAATGACTCTCTCCTTGCCGACGTTCTCGTCACGGTGAGCGCTAGCACTCACAGTTCCAAAGGACCTGACGATCCAGCGTTGTGGATGCCGCCTGACTCCGCATATCACTGTGAGTACGTTCGAGATTGGGTGGCAGTCAAGAATGCTTATGGTCTCGAGTTTGATGCAGCCGAGATTGATGCAATTGAATCGGTACTGAATGCCGACCTGCAACATGCTACGAGACCGACACAGGCCGGCGTCTACCTGGATGGTGAGAAATCTGCTGCAAACTTCTCACTGGGGTTAACCAGGGATGATGGCTGCGCCTATTATACGGACGCGACTACACAGAATTTATTAGACATTACGGTATCCATCACGCCAGAAGTGCAACACCGTGGAAAGTCGCTCGATATCTTTTTGATAGCTCAGGTTGGGGAGCAGCTTTATTCAGTTTCACCGACCAGAGAGCTGATACCGATCATAGCGGATCTGGAACAGCTAATCGTATTTGACAGCCTTGTATTGTGGGAGACATACGACTTCACGCTTTCCAAGGGATACTTTGAAATGCCAATAGATTTGCAAATTTTTGTTGCATACTGGCCGGATGGTGGCGAATTAGTCTATACACCCGTACCGACCAGGTTGAACATCTACAACTAA
- a CDS encoding glycosyltransferase family 4 protein: MFEYMEYPKAEGGVLSTLITKFLPRAIRWRLHILRPQQVGDEGLIPELTALSTTMSSKPGLCHFIYGEDTYFFTPMWQHKNKKVVATYHYPPSRLDERVNHAVLDHLDAVILMSESQRGWFERYLPADKIHVIPHHVDTDFFMPSSRTIAVDKRFSIISVGGTLRDMKMLLEVIQHLNELVGQDSIEFNLLIPRYEREPFKDFVNVNLLDNISDEELRELYQNSSLGFMSLIDCTANNAVLEMMACGIPVACTACGGITDYLKEEGALLLHKQQTIAEIASDIKELLDRPEKRKEMGEFNRQYALNNLSLEVIANRLGAFYREISAR; the protein is encoded by the coding sequence GTGTTCGAATATATGGAGTATCCGAAAGCAGAGGGTGGCGTGCTAAGCACACTGATAACGAAATTCCTGCCTAGAGCCATCAGGTGGCGCCTTCACATTCTCAGGCCTCAACAGGTGGGAGACGAGGGTCTGATCCCTGAGTTGACTGCACTATCCACTACTATGTCGAGTAAACCTGGTTTATGTCATTTTATTTATGGCGAAGATACCTACTTTTTTACTCCCATGTGGCAGCACAAGAACAAAAAGGTAGTTGCAACCTATCATTACCCGCCATCCAGACTTGATGAAAGAGTGAATCACGCAGTATTGGACCATCTCGATGCCGTCATCCTCATGTCAGAAAGCCAGCGGGGCTGGTTCGAAAGGTACTTGCCCGCTGACAAAATTCATGTCATTCCACATCATGTTGATACAGATTTTTTCATGCCATCAAGTAGAACGATAGCTGTCGATAAGAGATTCAGTATTATCAGCGTTGGCGGTACCTTGCGGGATATGAAGATGCTGTTGGAAGTTATTCAGCATCTTAATGAGCTTGTCGGACAAGACAGTATTGAATTTAATTTGTTAATACCGCGGTATGAGCGTGAACCATTCAAAGACTTTGTCAATGTTAACTTACTTGATAATATTTCTGACGAAGAACTCCGCGAACTCTACCAGAACTCTTCTCTTGGCTTCATGTCGCTAATAGACTGCACTGCAAACAATGCGGTGCTGGAGATGATGGCTTGCGGGATACCTGTCGCCTGCACCGCATGTGGTGGAATAACAGACTATTTGAAGGAAGAGGGTGCACTGTTATTGCATAAGCAACAGACCATCGCCGAGATTGCCTCTGACATTAAAGAATTATTGGATCGACCGGAGAAAAGAAAGGAAATGGGTGAATTCAATCGTCAATATGCGCTGAACAACCTATCCCTTGAAGTGATAGCCAATCGGCTGGGGGCCTTCTATAGGGAAATTTCAGCCCGCTGA
- a CDS encoding GNAT family N-acetyltransferase, which produces MKWSFHPITQFSDFREDWKKLNLAGPKTPLLDLRFVEPCIEFFSSGSEKIAVCQVDKGIIAIAIIFRKKMGSWETFQASQSPLGYWLHDSSYSIDELLDTLQTSIPGICLLFGITQQDPELLVRPPPSKRLRTVDYIQTAKISIGSDWEAYWSGRGKNLRHNLNKQRNRLNKAGIEMQVIEITSPEDMKDAVRQYGEIESAGWKQTAGTAVSISNAQGRFYTKLLGEFATSNNARVYQLLLNGKVAAVDLCIDDGETFIILKTTYDETYNSSSPALLMRKVYFEEFFNHKRFKSIEFYGKVMEWHKKWSSNFRQMYHVNYLSRFISKFK; this is translated from the coding sequence ATGAAGTGGTCTTTCCACCCTATAACGCAATTCAGTGACTTTCGTGAAGATTGGAAAAAGCTGAATCTTGCAGGTCCAAAAACGCCATTATTAGACTTACGGTTTGTCGAACCCTGTATTGAATTTTTCTCCAGTGGTTCAGAGAAAATCGCTGTCTGTCAGGTTGACAAGGGCATCATCGCAATAGCAATTATTTTTAGAAAGAAAATGGGGTCCTGGGAGACATTTCAGGCTTCACAAAGCCCTTTGGGATATTGGCTTCACGACAGTAGCTATTCAATTGACGAATTATTAGACACGCTCCAAACATCTATTCCTGGAATCTGCCTGTTATTTGGCATAACCCAGCAGGATCCAGAATTATTAGTGAGACCCCCGCCTTCGAAGCGCTTAAGAACGGTAGACTATATTCAGACAGCAAAGATCAGTATCGGCAGTGACTGGGAAGCCTATTGGTCAGGCAGGGGAAAGAACTTACGACACAACTTAAACAAGCAGCGGAACAGATTGAACAAGGCCGGCATAGAAATGCAGGTTATTGAGATAACCAGCCCTGAGGATATGAAAGATGCAGTAAGGCAATATGGGGAGATTGAATCTGCTGGCTGGAAGCAAACTGCAGGGACCGCCGTCAGCATAAGCAACGCCCAGGGCAGATTCTACACAAAACTGCTCGGTGAGTTTGCTACATCAAACAATGCCAGAGTATACCAACTTCTTCTCAACGGGAAAGTTGCGGCAGTTGACCTGTGTATCGACGATGGCGAAACGTTTATTATCCTGAAGACCACTTACGATGAAACGTACAATTCCAGCTCACCCGCACTTTTGATGCGCAAAGTCTATTTTGAAGAATTCTTTAATCATAAACGCTTCAAAAGCATAGAGTTTTACGGAAAAGTAATGGAATGGCATAAAAAGTGGAGCAGCAACTTTAGACAAATGTACCATGTTAACTACCTGTCCAGGTTTATATCGAAATTCAAGTAA
- a CDS encoding aminotransferase class I/II-fold pyridoxal phosphate-dependent enzyme — protein MDFPKPKIPTQAVLSKSTFSLKRQAPDFPSILDANHNVFVTSGRIAITLALTDAKVGHGDAVLVPAYHCSSMIEPVIQVRAEPVFYRVNEDTTIDLQDLVEKSNSDVKAILVTHYFGFPQDLQPVRELCNERGIVLIEDCAHAFFGTAGSRSIGTIGDYAIASIMKFFPVYDGGCLASRNPVKIPAITSAGRGFEIKSFLNTVEKSLGYGRLNSIGFFLKPPLKLKDLVWRRFKKRRAYSSGSASLAPGSSDGGYGLDANWLNKSMSRFSRYLMNHSNHKKIVEGRRRNYLRIHEKLSNLPNCEPLYKELPAHVVPYVYPLKVKNPHGVFYPMKTRGVPIIRFGEFLWDGVDEATCSNSVHLSKTVFQFPCHQVLTESEIDWMTDLIAEIIINNP, from the coding sequence ATGGATTTCCCGAAACCTAAAATACCTACCCAGGCAGTCTTGTCAAAAAGCACGTTTAGCCTTAAACGACAAGCTCCAGATTTCCCATCGATACTGGACGCAAACCACAACGTGTTTGTAACCAGCGGTCGCATAGCGATCACTTTGGCATTAACAGACGCGAAAGTTGGCCATGGTGACGCCGTACTGGTGCCCGCCTACCATTGCAGCTCAATGATAGAACCTGTTATTCAGGTCCGTGCTGAACCGGTTTTTTATCGCGTGAACGAAGATACTACTATCGACCTGCAAGATCTGGTAGAAAAGTCCAATTCCGATGTAAAGGCAATATTGGTTACACACTATTTTGGCTTTCCCCAGGATTTACAGCCTGTCCGCGAACTGTGCAATGAGCGCGGCATCGTCCTGATTGAAGACTGCGCCCACGCCTTTTTTGGAACAGCCGGATCCCGCTCGATCGGAACAATCGGCGACTACGCTATAGCGAGTATTATGAAGTTTTTCCCGGTCTATGATGGAGGGTGCCTGGCATCCAGAAATCCAGTAAAGATTCCTGCAATAACCAGTGCGGGTCGAGGGTTCGAAATAAAGTCTTTCCTGAACACCGTTGAAAAATCCCTTGGCTACGGTCGCCTCAATTCAATAGGTTTTTTCTTGAAACCACCCTTGAAATTAAAGGACTTGGTATGGAGACGTTTTAAAAAACGACGCGCATATTCCAGCGGAAGCGCTTCTCTGGCCCCCGGATCATCTGACGGTGGATACGGGCTTGACGCGAACTGGCTAAACAAGAGCATGTCCAGATTTTCGCGCTATCTTATGAATCACAGCAATCACAAAAAAATAGTCGAAGGTCGAAGGCGCAACTATCTGCGCATTCACGAGAAACTGTCGAACTTGCCAAATTGTGAGCCGCTCTATAAAGAGCTACCGGCGCATGTTGTACCCTATGTTTACCCGCTAAAAGTGAAGAATCCGCACGGCGTCTTTTATCCGATGAAAACCAGGGGCGTGCCTATTATCAGATTCGGTGAATTTCTTTGGGATGGAGTTGATGAAGCTACCTGCTCTAACAGCGTTCATCTCTCAAAGACAGTCTTTCAATTTCCCTGCCATCAGGTACTGACGGAATCGGAAATTGACTGGATGACAGACTTGATTGCAGAAATCATCATAAACAACCCGTAG